From Xanthomonas citri pv. mangiferaeindicae:
CCCAAGCTGGCCTCGCCGGTGCCGAAGTTGTCGAGCGTGACCCCGATGCCTTCGTGGCGCAGCGTCGAGACCGCCCGATGGACGACGTCGATGTTGGCCCCCAGTGCCCGCTCGTTGAGCTCGAGCACCAGCGAGGACGTCGGCAGTCCAGCCTGCTGCATGCGGCCCAGCAGTCGGTCGACGAACGCCGGATCGAGCAACTGCTGGGTGGTGACGTTCATACCGACAAAGAAATCGTCGAAGCCCTGTTCGCGCCAGGCGCGGATCTGCGCGACCACGCGATCGAGCATCCAATTGCCGATCTGCAGGATCGCGCCGATTCGTTCGGCGGTCGGCAGGAAGCGCTCGGGCAGCAGCAGGCCGAGTGTCGGCGACTGCCAGCGCAGCAGCGCCTCCATGCCGATCACGCGCCCGTCACGGGCGCTGATCTTGGGCTGGTAGCGCAGCCGGAACTCGCCATTGGGCAGCGCCTCGAGAATCTGCCGGCCGATGCCGTTCTCGCCCTGGCTGCGATCGGCGGCCGCATTGCTGTGCAACTGGACGTGCTCGTAGACCGCATGCGAGGCGCGGCGCACGGCGTTCTCGGCCAGTTGCAGCAGGGCCGAGGGCTCGGTGCCGTGCTGCGGACACAGGCTGACGCCGATCTTGGCATCGAGGAAGAGTGTGTAGGGCAGGACCTCGAGCGGGCGCTCGATCTCCTCGACCAGGGCCTCGGCCAACGCCTGCGCCGAGGCGGGTGCGTCGTCGGGCAGCCAGGCGGCGACGACGAACTCGTCGCTGCCGTGGCGCCATACCGTGCCCTGTTCGCCCAGGCTGCTCTGCAGCCGGGCGCCGACCGCCTCGAGCGCGGCGTCGCCGACGTCCGCGCCCATGTTCTGATTCACCGAGGCGAAGTGATCGATGTCCACATGCAGCAATGCCAGCCCACCGCTGCGGGTCCTGGCATCGCGGATCATCTGCGCCAGGGCAGGGTGGCCGGCTCCCAGGCGTTCCAGCGGTGCGGAGATAGGCTGCATCGTGGAATTCTACCGGGTGGCCGCTGCGGTCACGGCGCCGCCTGGACGTCGTAGGGCAGCCGTGCCTCGATCCGGGTGCCGCCGGTGCGCGAGGACGCCGCGTCCAGTTGGCCGCCGACGCTTTGCGCACGTTCGCGCATGATCACCAGGCCCAACCCCTTCGGCGCGCCTTCCGGAAAGCCGACGCCGTCATCGCCGACATGCAGGCACAAGGCGTCGGCATCCTCATACAGCCGCAACGCCACCCGGCTCGCTCTGGCGTGCCGGACGATGTTGGTCAACGCTTCCTGCGCGATGCGGAAACACGCCTGCTCGACTTCGCGGGTCGGCCGGCGCGTCAGCGTCGCGATCTCGACTTCGGCCTGCAGGGCGGCATTGCGCAGCAACCGCGCTG
This genomic window contains:
- a CDS encoding c-di-GMP phosphodiesterase, which codes for MQPISAPLERLGAGHPALAQMIRDARTRSGGLALLHVDIDHFASVNQNMGADVGDAALEAVGARLQSSLGEQGTVWRHGSDEFVVAAWLPDDAPASAQALAEALVEEIERPLEVLPYTLFLDAKIGVSLCPQHGTEPSALLQLAENAVRRASHAVYEHVQLHSNAAADRSQGENGIGRQILEALPNGEFRLRYQPKISARDGRVIGMEALLRWQSPTLGLLLPERFLPTAERIGAILQIGNWMLDRVVAQIRAWREQGFDDFFVGMNVTTQQLLDPAFVDRLLGRMQQAGLPTSSLVLELNERALGANIDVVHRAVSTLRHEGIGVTLDNFGTGEASLGALVRYPADILKIDRSFINAAPAGSRETAIVRALIAMGHQLGMKVIANGVETEAQLGFLRRADCDYFQGYLFGEPMSAETAGQALRRRYLRPELFTATKSHRTLLLVDDEENVLRALVRLFRRDGYRILAAGNVRDAFGLLATNEVQVILSDQRMSEMDGTEFLGRVKMLYPDTIRLVLSGYTDLATVTEAINRGAIYRFLTKPWDDNVLRDHIRQAFRTYDMQRGRDGAE